In a genomic window of Gloeocapsopsis dulcis:
- the trxA gene encoding thioredoxin: MADNTKYITLTNDNFQHEVLESTMPVLVDFWAPWCGPCRMIDPIIREAATDFAGIAKVGKLNIDDYPELATEYNINAIPTLVFFQKGQVVDQIAGAVPKQAIAQRLNTLSALEAV; encoded by the coding sequence ATGGCAGATAATACCAAATACATCACACTTACAAACGACAACTTTCAGCACGAAGTGCTAGAGAGTACAATGCCAGTTCTAGTAGACTTTTGGGCACCTTGGTGTGGACCTTGCCGTATGATAGACCCGATTATTAGAGAAGCTGCAACTGATTTTGCGGGTATAGCCAAAGTCGGTAAATTAAACATCGACGATTATCCAGAGCTTGCTACAGAGTACAACATCAATGCAATTCCTACACTAGTATTTTTCCAGAAAGGGCAAGTTGTAGACCAGATTGCGGGTGCCGTGCCAAAACAAGCGATCGCCCAGCGACTCAATACTTTATCTGCGCTAGAAGCTGTCTAA